A window of Pseudomonas mucidolens contains these coding sequences:
- a CDS encoding LysR family transcriptional regulator encodes MITFSDLELVTAISVSGSLSEAARKLRVTTAALSMRLRKLEAELGMKLASRDSRRLALTEDGERMAEEGRRLLQALEELSDSMVADDERLQGVIHLSAPFGFGRLRLAPLLARFAKLHPKLRIELDLRETPWPDRSNCDAVIHIGSINDSSWTAQVLASNERWLCASPFYLKEHGAPIAPEDLTAHRCICIRENDEHATYWHLRRDNESKSLRIFPSMVSNDGGVARRWAEQDLGLVLRSQWDVVDSIAQGSLIRVLADWEFETAPILLLIPTRKHRSRKVQALASFLNESFKTKGTEKSRS; translated from the coding sequence ATGATTACGTTCTCCGATCTAGAACTGGTTACGGCAATTTCCGTTTCCGGCTCATTGAGCGAGGCTGCTCGCAAGCTGAGAGTCACCACGGCAGCTCTCTCAATGAGACTGCGAAAACTCGAAGCGGAATTGGGCATGAAGCTTGCCAGCAGAGACTCCAGGCGCTTGGCATTGACCGAGGATGGAGAGCGCATGGCCGAGGAAGGACGACGGTTGCTGCAGGCGCTGGAGGAGTTGTCAGACTCAATGGTGGCTGACGACGAGCGCCTTCAGGGAGTGATCCACCTATCTGCACCGTTCGGCTTTGGGCGGTTGCGTTTAGCTCCCTTGCTGGCACGGTTTGCAAAGCTTCACCCTAAACTAAGAATCGAGCTCGATTTGCGAGAAACCCCTTGGCCAGATCGGAGCAATTGCGATGCGGTAATCCACATTGGCTCCATCAACGACAGCTCATGGACTGCTCAAGTGCTGGCATCCAATGAACGATGGTTGTGTGCAAGCCCGTTCTATCTGAAAGAGCATGGGGCCCCAATAGCGCCTGAAGACCTGACAGCTCATCGGTGTATTTGTATTCGCGAGAATGACGAACACGCGACGTACTGGCACTTGCGCAGGGACAACGAGAGCAAGTCTCTGCGAATCTTTCCGAGCATGGTCAGCAACGATGGTGGAGTGGCGCGCAGATGGGCGGAGCAGGATCTTGGTTTGGTTCTGCGTTCGCAATGGGACGTGGTTGATTCGATTGCCCAGGGTAGCCTGATTCGCGTGCTGGCCGACTGGGAGTTCGAGACCGCCCCGATTCTTCTGCTGATACCGACCAGAAAACACAGGTCCCGAAAAGTACAGGCTCTTGCTTCATTCTTGAACGAATCATTCAAAACGAAAGGCACTGAGAAAAGCCGGTCATAG
- a CDS encoding transcriptional regulator yields MKKTTPEQQALISQLEQIAEGLSQTFSPFCEVVLHDLRDPEHAILAIHNNLSGREIGHPATELGLARIADPAYPQIIANYPNQFKDGRQAKSTSIGIKDSTGRYVAALCMNVDLTLFRGLQGMLDQFGSFSGDRPHESLESSGAESIRARIDQFAARLSTSPRALKAGDRRVLLQELKESGLLDIRKAMETVASHLGVSRATVYSDTR; encoded by the coding sequence ATGAAGAAAACGACCCCCGAGCAACAAGCGCTGATCAGTCAGCTTGAGCAAATTGCAGAAGGCTTGAGCCAGACCTTCAGCCCATTTTGTGAGGTCGTATTGCACGATCTGCGAGATCCCGAGCACGCAATACTGGCCATTCACAACAATCTTTCTGGCAGGGAGATCGGACATCCTGCTACCGAGTTGGGGCTTGCCCGGATTGCTGATCCAGCCTATCCCCAGATTATTGCCAATTATCCCAATCAATTCAAAGATGGCCGGCAGGCCAAAAGCACCTCGATTGGCATTAAGGATTCCACTGGACGGTACGTGGCCGCGCTCTGCATGAACGTTGATCTCACCCTGTTCAGGGGACTGCAGGGCATGCTGGATCAATTCGGATCTTTCAGTGGCGATCGTCCGCATGAATCGCTCGAATCGAGCGGTGCAGAATCAATTCGCGCGCGCATTGATCAGTTTGCTGCACGGCTATCCACGTCTCCCCGTGCGCTGAAGGCTGGTGATCGGCGAGTTTTACTTCAAGAGTTGAAGGAATCTGGCCTCCTGGATATCAGAAAGGCCATGGAAACGGTGGCTTCACACCTTGGTGTATCACGTGCAACGGTGTACAGCGATACGAGGTGA
- a CDS encoding RraA family protein gives MMLNVASNEAWPTGFHINPSPAIIPEKWLTAFSQVPSAIISDCLGRNVGGLGLRPFHGRGHMCGTAITVRVRPGDNLLTLKAIQMARPGDILVVDGSGDQTRAVIGGIMRAMALKAGIGGIVVNGMLRDHDDWLDGKMPIFALGCVHRGPSTDGAGEINVPVSCAGLVVNPGDLVVGDSDGVVAISQAQLTRVYERCRQLLDREALILKGIEEDTLDPDRFNAMLRAKGCPV, from the coding sequence ATGATGCTCAATGTCGCGTCGAATGAAGCTTGGCCTACGGGCTTCCATATCAATCCGTCACCCGCCATCATCCCTGAAAAATGGCTGACTGCGTTCAGCCAAGTCCCCAGCGCAATCATCAGTGATTGCTTGGGTCGCAACGTCGGCGGGTTAGGTCTTCGTCCATTTCACGGTCGCGGCCACATGTGCGGAACAGCGATTACCGTGCGGGTGCGCCCCGGCGATAATTTGTTGACGCTTAAAGCTATACAGATGGCGCGCCCTGGCGACATCCTGGTGGTGGACGGTAGTGGTGACCAGACCAGAGCCGTCATTGGCGGGATCATGCGGGCAATGGCTCTCAAAGCCGGGATTGGCGGGATCGTCGTAAACGGTATGCTTCGTGACCATGATGACTGGCTGGACGGCAAGATGCCGATTTTCGCCCTCGGCTGCGTCCACCGCGGCCCAAGCACGGACGGTGCCGGTGAAATCAATGTACCAGTGTCGTGTGCAGGGTTGGTCGTTAATCCGGGTGACCTAGTGGTAGGCGATTCCGATGGCGTGGTTGCCATCTCTCAGGCTCAGCTCACAAGAGTTTATGAACGCTGCCGCCAGTTGCTGGATCGGGAAGCGTTGATCCTCAAGGGAATTGAAGAAGATACGCTTGACCCTGATCGGTTCAATGCGATGCTCAGGGCCAAAGGCTGTCCCGTGTAG
- a CDS encoding RidA family protein, with the protein MKIVSTDAASQPAGHYSQAVIHQGSLYISGQLPVSPDGTHNIEASFTEQAQVALNNLLAILHAAGCTPSDLVKVTVYVAGVKHWPAFDRIYSEMLGSHRPARAVVPVPELHHGYLVEIEAVARIVTNAA; encoded by the coding sequence ATGAAAATTGTTAGCACCGATGCGGCTTCCCAACCTGCCGGTCACTACTCGCAAGCGGTTATTCACCAAGGCTCGCTGTACATTTCGGGCCAGCTCCCCGTTAGTCCGGACGGCACTCACAACATTGAGGCGTCGTTCACCGAACAGGCACAAGTTGCACTGAACAATCTGTTGGCCATTCTGCATGCCGCAGGTTGCACTCCCTCCGACTTGGTCAAAGTCACTGTGTACGTCGCAGGCGTGAAGCACTGGCCAGCCTTCGACCGGATCTACTCCGAAATGCTGGGCAGCCACCGGCCAGCTCGCGCAGTGGTACCGGTGCCAGAGCTGCACCATGGCTATCTGGTGGAAATTGAGGCTGTCGCACGTATTGTGACCAACGCGGCTTGA
- a CDS encoding dicarboxylate/amino acid:cation symporter yields the protein MKSRLLVKAIVIAMIFGVVLGGTLHSQLDAAAAKEISGYLNLVTDVFLRLIKMVIAPLVLATLVTGVASMSGNGSMGRVGFKAITWFMIASLGSLSIGLLFANIFQPGVGLNLTVSSEAVNTGLNTSGFSLPIFLTHVFPRSIIEAMGTNEVLQIVVFSLFFGCALAFVKGKGKSIIVDMLEELANVMFRVTDYVMYVAPLAVFAAIAATITVHGLEMVVTFGKMVGQYFLGLALLWSLITLAGYMALGPRIKDLFKHMREPILIAFSTASSEAAYPKTIAAMDKFGANKRVSSFVLPLGYSFNLDGSMMYQAFIVMFIAQAYNIEMTLSHQIMVLLTLLVISKGTAGVARGSLVVLAAGLPMIGLPDAGLLLILAVDPILDMGRTATNVFGCGVATAVIGRHGNEIEEVETAIDAEKIPQAV from the coding sequence ATGAAAAGCCGCCTTCTCGTTAAAGCGATAGTTATCGCGATGATTTTCGGCGTAGTCCTAGGAGGCACGCTCCACAGTCAGCTGGATGCTGCGGCCGCAAAAGAAATTTCCGGATACCTGAATCTGGTCACTGACGTGTTTTTACGTCTGATCAAAATGGTTATCGCACCCTTGGTGCTTGCCACCTTGGTGACCGGCGTTGCCAGCATGTCAGGGAACGGTTCGATGGGCCGTGTCGGCTTTAAAGCCATCACCTGGTTCATGATTGCCTCCCTAGGGTCCCTATCCATCGGTTTGCTCTTCGCCAATATTTTCCAGCCAGGTGTCGGTTTGAATCTGACTGTGAGCAGTGAAGCCGTGAACACGGGCTTGAACACTTCCGGCTTTAGCCTGCCGATCTTCCTCACCCATGTATTCCCTCGAAGCATTATTGAGGCAATGGGTACGAACGAAGTGCTGCAGATCGTTGTGTTCTCACTGTTCTTCGGCTGCGCACTGGCGTTCGTCAAGGGCAAAGGCAAGTCCATCATCGTGGACATGCTCGAAGAACTGGCCAATGTCATGTTCAGGGTCACCGACTATGTGATGTATGTGGCTCCGCTGGCTGTATTTGCAGCCATCGCCGCCACCATCACCGTGCATGGTCTAGAAATGGTCGTGACCTTTGGCAAGATGGTTGGACAGTATTTCCTGGGTCTGGCACTGCTCTGGTCGTTGATCACACTTGCCGGCTACATGGCCCTCGGCCCACGCATCAAAGACCTGTTCAAGCATATGCGTGAGCCAATTCTGATCGCCTTCTCCACGGCGAGCAGCGAAGCCGCGTATCCGAAAACCATTGCCGCCATGGACAAGTTTGGTGCCAACAAGCGCGTAAGCAGCTTCGTCCTGCCGTTGGGTTACTCATTCAACCTGGACGGCTCGATGATGTACCAAGCGTTCATCGTGATGTTCATCGCCCAAGCGTACAACATCGAAATGACCCTCTCGCACCAGATCATGGTGCTGTTGACCCTGCTGGTTATCAGCAAAGGGACTGCAGGTGTAGCGCGAGGCTCTCTGGTCGTCCTGGCTGCGGGACTGCCAATGATCGGCCTTCCGGACGCCGGCCTGCTTCTCATCCTCGCCGTCGACCCAATCCTGGACATGGGACGCACCGCCACCAACGTTTTCGGCTGCGGTGTCGCAACGGCGGTCATTGGGCGACACGGTAATGAAATCGAAGAAGTTGAAACAGCAATCGATGCTGAAAAAATTCCTCAAGCCGTTTAA
- a CDS encoding threo-3-hydroxy-L-aspartate ammonia-lyase produces the protein MQITLPTYQDVVDAATRLKGVANVTPVLTSRTIDEEVGAKVFFKCENYQRTGSFKFRGAYNSLAKFSAEQRRGGVVAFSSGNHAQGIALAAKLLEIPATIVMPTDAPAAKVAATKGYGAEVVFYDRYTEDREAIGRALAAKHGMTLIPSYDHPDVLSGQGTAAKELFESVGQLDALFVGLGGGGMLSGTTLATRALAPECTLIGVEPEAGNDGQQSFNSGEIVHIETPDTIADGAQTQHLGNYTFPIILNGVNRVVTVTDEELISAMKFFVQRMKIVVEPTGCLGLAAVRKFKDELQGRRVGVIITGGNIDIDTLGKFLQP, from the coding sequence ATGCAAATCACTCTGCCAACTTATCAAGACGTAGTCGACGCGGCTACGCGACTTAAGGGAGTAGCCAACGTCACGCCTGTTCTGACCTCTCGTACGATCGATGAGGAAGTCGGTGCGAAGGTATTTTTCAAATGTGAAAACTACCAACGTACTGGCTCTTTCAAATTCCGAGGGGCATACAACTCGCTCGCTAAATTCAGCGCAGAGCAACGTCGAGGCGGTGTTGTAGCGTTCTCTTCGGGGAACCACGCACAAGGCATCGCTTTGGCGGCCAAACTGTTGGAGATCCCTGCCACCATTGTTATGCCAACTGATGCTCCTGCAGCCAAAGTCGCGGCTACCAAAGGCTATGGCGCTGAGGTTGTGTTCTACGACCGTTATACCGAAGACCGCGAGGCTATCGGTCGGGCGCTGGCCGCCAAGCATGGTATGACGCTGATCCCGTCCTACGATCATCCAGACGTTCTGTCTGGCCAAGGTACTGCCGCCAAGGAACTGTTTGAAAGCGTCGGTCAGTTGGATGCTTTGTTTGTAGGCCTAGGTGGCGGCGGCATGCTATCGGGAACCACTTTGGCGACGCGTGCACTGGCACCAGAGTGCACTCTGATTGGCGTTGAGCCTGAAGCAGGTAACGACGGACAGCAATCGTTCAATTCAGGTGAGATAGTTCACATCGAAACCCCTGACACCATCGCTGATGGCGCCCAAACGCAGCATCTTGGTAATTACACCTTTCCAATTATTTTGAATGGAGTGAACCGAGTTGTAACTGTCACTGACGAAGAACTGATATCTGCAATGAAGTTCTTTGTTCAGCGCATGAAGATTGTGGTCGAGCCCACTGGATGCCTGGGCCTTGCCGCAGTAAGAAAGTTCAAGGATGAGCTCCAAGGCAGACGAGTCGGCGTCATTATTACAGGCGGTAATATTGATATCGACACGCTTGGAAAATTTCTCCAGCCCTAA
- a CDS encoding ornithine cyclodeaminase family protein yields MSKIEMLKLLDRDSVNALVLPEQILFAVREAFYLHSAGDGQVFPVVREALSTGGIFGIKSGGIANQGVLGFKAAGFWPTNRALQSEPHQATILLIDPATGRPLCVIDGNAITTLRTGAAGALGLEMLARQDSSQLCVFGTGVQASIQVDYALRVMSGIKHVTYLTADGIPNAQFESQFSERVSVRHSASANDAVSQSDVVITATPGRQVLFDLEAVQPGTHFNCVGADTKGKREAPEGLLPKAKVFVDDKTQARQLGETQWVPASPVMEIGDLLTGQVEFIRSANDITLFDMTGLALQDLTVAQLLFKQASIEGIGHDISWPW; encoded by the coding sequence ATGTCCAAGATCGAAATGCTAAAACTGCTGGATAGGGATAGTGTCAATGCCCTAGTGCTACCCGAGCAGATCCTCTTCGCCGTACGCGAAGCCTTCTACCTGCATAGCGCAGGAGATGGCCAAGTCTTCCCTGTGGTTCGCGAAGCGCTTAGCACGGGTGGCATCTTTGGAATCAAATCCGGTGGTATCGCTAATCAGGGCGTGCTCGGGTTCAAAGCAGCCGGTTTCTGGCCCACCAACCGCGCCCTGCAAAGTGAGCCTCATCAAGCGACCATTCTGCTGATCGATCCTGCGACTGGGCGGCCGCTGTGCGTCATTGACGGAAACGCTATTACGACACTCCGAACCGGTGCTGCCGGGGCTTTGGGTCTGGAGATGCTTGCTCGTCAAGACAGCTCGCAACTCTGCGTTTTCGGCACTGGCGTACAGGCCAGCATTCAAGTGGATTACGCGCTTCGCGTGATGTCCGGCATCAAGCATGTCACCTACCTCACGGCGGATGGCATACCGAATGCGCAATTTGAATCGCAGTTTTCAGAACGTGTCTCCGTGCGCCACAGCGCATCGGCAAACGATGCCGTATCGCAAAGTGATGTAGTCATCACAGCAACGCCCGGAAGACAGGTACTGTTTGACCTGGAAGCCGTCCAACCTGGTACGCATTTCAACTGCGTGGGTGCAGACACCAAGGGCAAACGGGAAGCACCGGAAGGGCTTCTGCCCAAGGCCAAAGTCTTTGTCGACGATAAAACCCAAGCTCGTCAGCTTGGCGAAACGCAATGGGTGCCGGCTTCACCAGTAATGGAAATCGGTGACCTGCTGACAGGGCAAGTTGAATTCATCCGTAGTGCCAATGACATCACCCTCTTCGACATGACGGGATTGGCGCTGCAAGACCTGACAGTTGCTCAGCTTCTGTTCAAGCAAGCCAGTATCGAAGGTATTGGCCACGATATTTCTTGGCCGTGGTAA
- a CDS encoding pyridoxamine 5'-phosphate oxidase family protein translates to MVGYYGSPLIKRRPSFKRAEIMMPSITERCRRLLSTTRFITLATASAQGSPWASTVNYVYRHKTESLLWYSMSDSLHSKNIDRDPNISGSIFRTDFGASAPPVGLDGIQLSGLARSVPDDEIEVIYEEYYRTNFPDELARAQWALPLSDFKKIGKRSFYVLTVQRLWLLDLERWAYDKNDQRIEVELPLPDAN, encoded by the coding sequence ATGGTGGGATATTATGGAAGCCCGCTTATTAAACGACGCCCCAGTTTCAAGAGGGCAGAAATCATGATGCCTTCCATAACAGAAAGGTGCAGAAGGCTGTTAAGCACCACCCGATTTATAACATTGGCAACAGCATCCGCACAAGGTTCTCCTTGGGCGTCTACCGTGAACTACGTATATCGACATAAAACCGAAAGCCTTTTATGGTACTCAATGTCTGATTCGCTGCACTCAAAAAATATCGACCGCGATCCAAATATATCTGGCTCTATATTTAGGACGGATTTTGGCGCCTCGGCTCCACCAGTCGGACTTGACGGCATACAGCTTTCCGGTCTTGCACGATCGGTACCGGATGATGAAATAGAGGTCATTTATGAAGAATACTATCGAACCAATTTTCCCGACGAACTTGCCAGGGCGCAATGGGCGTTACCTTTATCCGATTTCAAAAAAATCGGTAAACGAAGCTTTTATGTACTTACGGTACAAAGACTGTGGCTATTAGACTTAGAGCGATGGGCTTATGATAAAAATGACCAGCGCATCGAAGTTGAACTCCCGCTTCCGGATGCCAATTGA
- a CDS encoding class I SAM-dependent methyltransferase, giving the protein MPSQFDELAALYENMANWPFRKHCEIPSVLDVVGDVSDLSIFDFGCGNGLYSRILKKQGAKKVVGYDQSAGMLDYASRREEKEQLGIEFNSEITSSLLSKFDLAISIYVLPYAANVQSLDSMCQGMASVLKPGGRLITLPIHPDFCMRANYYEDYGFRLIPGHESQKSDASTVTLDLCMPPYDTQVEAYYWTAATLEASLKRSGFSSIHWRKHWVDRAGFEFLGQKYWKNYINSPHAAILDCTLGG; this is encoded by the coding sequence ATGCCTAGTCAATTTGATGAACTCGCAGCTCTGTACGAAAATATGGCCAACTGGCCTTTTAGAAAGCACTGTGAAATCCCTTCTGTTTTAGATGTTGTGGGTGATGTGTCAGATCTAAGTATCTTTGACTTTGGTTGCGGTAACGGTCTCTACTCCCGAATACTAAAAAAACAAGGCGCTAAAAAAGTAGTCGGTTACGACCAGTCAGCCGGCATGCTTGATTATGCAAGTCGGAGAGAGGAAAAAGAGCAGCTAGGGATTGAATTCAACTCCGAAATAACCTCAAGCCTTCTAAGTAAATTTGATTTAGCTATATCTATATATGTGCTTCCTTATGCAGCAAACGTTCAATCGCTCGATTCTATGTGCCAAGGTATGGCGTCCGTGCTTAAGCCAGGAGGAAGGTTAATAACGTTACCCATCCATCCTGATTTCTGCATGCGCGCAAATTACTATGAAGACTATGGTTTTCGACTTATACCTGGCCATGAGAGTCAAAAGAGCGACGCATCTACTGTAACTTTAGATTTATGCATGCCGCCATACGACACTCAGGTAGAAGCCTATTATTGGACTGCTGCGACCCTAGAAGCTTCTTTAAAACGATCTGGATTTAGTAGCATACACTGGAGAAAGCATTGGGTCGACAGAGCAGGATTTGAGTTTTTAGGACAGAAATACTGGAAAAACTACATCAACTCCCCTCACGCAGCGATCTTAGATTGCACACTGGGGGGCTAG
- a CDS encoding N-acetylmannosamine-6-phosphate 2-epimerase has protein sequence MFTGSLFDTLMGGLIVSCQALEHEPLHGSTHMSAMALAAAQAGAVGIIANGIHDISAIKKLVTLPIIGVMTAGYSESSIQLTPTIVEITALAREAPDMIGLDATDRRRPNGESLEAFVEMIRSRYPNLLLMAEVATVEEAIYVQSLKFDCLSTAAYGATKNTAGKSLRQNDFSHFTAIRRVISQCPLVAEGGIGTPEHARRVLQLGADIVVVGSAITRPQVITESFVNAMVGYRS, from the coding sequence ATGTTTACTGGTTCGTTATTCGACACGCTAATGGGCGGCCTCATCGTTTCATGTCAAGCATTGGAACATGAGCCTTTACACGGCTCTACTCATATGAGCGCTATGGCGTTAGCGGCAGCTCAGGCAGGTGCGGTGGGTATTATAGCGAATGGCATACACGATATTTCTGCAATAAAAAAGCTTGTTACGTTGCCTATAATCGGCGTCATGACCGCTGGTTACTCAGAATCATCTATCCAGTTGACACCTACTATTGTAGAAATAACGGCCTTGGCGAGAGAGGCCCCAGATATGATCGGGCTTGACGCCACTGATCGCAGACGTCCCAACGGAGAATCCCTTGAGGCCTTTGTTGAGATGATACGCTCTCGATATCCTAATCTATTGCTGATGGCCGAAGTTGCAACGGTGGAGGAAGCTATTTATGTGCAATCGTTAAAGTTTGATTGCTTATCTACGGCAGCCTATGGTGCTACCAAAAACACAGCAGGAAAGAGCCTGCGTCAGAATGATTTTTCTCATTTTACAGCCATACGACGGGTCATTTCCCAGTGCCCTTTGGTTGCTGAAGGTGGAATAGGCACCCCTGAACACGCTCGTCGCGTCCTCCAATTAGGAGCGGATATAGTCGTGGTGGGAAGCGCGATAACCCGCCCGCAGGTTATTACTGAGTCTTTTGTTAACGCAATGGTTGGATACCGTAGCTAG
- a CDS encoding MFS transporter produces the protein MSIHQTPGHILPARSAAKMEAAMAVGAFAIGTGEFAIMGLMPDIASNLNLDEPQVGHAISAYALGVMVGAPLLAILGAKLLRKHMLLLLMALYALGNLATAFTPTFGSLVAFRFISGLPHGAYFGIAAVVASSMVATDKRAGAVARVMMGLTLAMLLGNPIATVLGQYLGWRSAFALVSALALCTIALVWHFVPDRHDEPRSDPRKELRAFKKPQVWMALSIGAIGFAGMFCVFSYLAPTMLEVTKVSPQWIPFGLAAFGLGGIIGNIAGGKLFDRLQFRAVGLILVWSMAILMFFPLAAGSLWGVLLGIGLVGTMVSLAAPLQIRLMDIAHEAPSLAAASNHAAFNLANALGPWFGGMAITAGLGWTSTGYIGAMTALVGLGVYLVARRMQGGH, from the coding sequence ATGTCTATCCACCAAACACCCGGGCACATACTGCCCGCGCGCAGCGCCGCCAAGATGGAAGCTGCGATGGCCGTGGGCGCCTTCGCTATTGGTACCGGCGAATTCGCCATCATGGGGCTGATGCCCGACATCGCCAGCAACCTGAACCTGGACGAACCGCAGGTAGGCCACGCCATCAGCGCCTACGCGCTGGGAGTGATGGTCGGCGCACCATTGCTGGCGATCCTCGGCGCCAAGCTGCTGCGCAAACACATGCTGTTGCTGCTGATGGCACTGTACGCCCTGGGCAACCTAGCGACGGCATTCACCCCGACCTTTGGCAGCCTGGTGGCTTTTCGCTTCATCAGCGGCTTGCCCCACGGCGCCTACTTCGGCATCGCCGCCGTGGTAGCGTCGAGTATGGTTGCCACGGATAAACGCGCCGGCGCCGTTGCACGGGTGATGATGGGCTTGACCCTCGCGATGCTGTTGGGCAACCCGATTGCCACCGTCCTTGGGCAATACCTGGGATGGCGCTCGGCTTTCGCGCTGGTGAGCGCACTCGCTCTGTGCACCATCGCCCTGGTCTGGCATTTCGTCCCCGACCGCCACGACGAGCCGCGCAGCGACCCGCGAAAAGAGCTGCGCGCGTTCAAAAAACCACAGGTGTGGATGGCGCTTTCCATTGGCGCCATCGGCTTCGCCGGGATGTTCTGCGTGTTCAGCTATTTGGCCCCGACCATGCTCGAAGTGACCAAGGTGTCGCCACAGTGGATTCCATTTGGCCTCGCGGCATTCGGTCTCGGCGGCATCATCGGCAACATCGCCGGCGGCAAGCTGTTCGACCGCCTGCAATTTCGCGCCGTGGGCCTGATTCTGGTGTGGTCGATGGCGATACTGATGTTCTTCCCCTTGGCCGCCGGCTCGTTGTGGGGCGTACTGTTGGGCATTGGTCTGGTGGGCACCATGGTGTCCCTGGCAGCGCCGTTGCAAATCCGCCTCATGGACATCGCCCACGAAGCGCCGAGCTTGGCGGCAGCGTCCAACCATGCGGCATTTAACCTGGCAAATGCGCTGGGGCCGTGGTTTGGCGGGATGGCGATTACCGCAGGATTGGGCTGGACCAGTACCGGATATATCGGCGCAATGACCGCGCTGGTGGGATTGGGGGTTTATCTGGTGGCGCGGCGGATGCAAGGCGGGCATTGA